The following are from one region of the Nocardioides marmotae genome:
- a CDS encoding DNA translocase FtsK: MATRTSSPPGSRSKSTSTSRSRSSTSGGRGGSSTRSRSTPTRRPAASASKKRRATRKPARGAARPAPRAVRSGTGPVARFFQALARGLVAVWLGIAHGVGAVARGIGHGARDIDPEHRRDGVGLLLLGASLVVAAAVWFQVPGGVMDLARTAVSGTVGKVGWFVPMAVAYAGVRTMRDPVRNGPAGRQVVGWTALGFGVLGIVHIANGNPQPVAGDASDLQGAGGAVGFVVSSLLLDLLRTPYVVVPLLLLLAAFGVLVITATPVYLVPERLADLRDRLLGREAGDHEHTTRRGRHDIEDEIDPEMGDPAYDTPVLEDREVKKRRGRKAAPVEADLDETGMDVFDPYADEAPSFPGVDDPDATVLTEVVTDVDAPGAAAKGDIEPPPHTPLPARAEQLAISGDVVYALPGNEVLKPGSVHKPRSKASDAVVARLTQVMEEFAIDAQVTGYTRGPTVTRYEVELGPAVKVEKVTALSKNIAYAVASADVRILSPIPGKSAIGIEIPNVDKEIVSLGDVLRSGAARGDHHPMVAGLGKDVEGGFVVANLAKMPHLLVAGATGSGKSSFINSMITSILMRSTPDEVRMIMVDPKRVELNAYEGVPHLITPIITNPKKAAEALAWVVREMDMRYDDLANFGFRHIDDFNKAVRAGKVEVPPGSERELTPYPYLLVIVDELADLMMVAPRDVEDAVVRITQLARAAGIHLVLATQRPSVDVVTGLIKANVPSRLAFATSSLADSRVILDQPGAEKLVGQGDGLFLPMGASKPVRVQGSWVTEAEIALVVKHCKAQLEPAYREDVTAPAAAKRELDDDIGDDMDLVIQAIELVVSTQFGSTSMLQRKLRVGFAKAGRLMDILESRGVVGPSEGSKARDVLVKPDEIDGVIATLQGEM; the protein is encoded by the coding sequence ATGGCGACCCGTACGTCTTCCCCGCCGGGGTCGCGGAGCAAGAGCACGTCCACGTCGAGGTCCCGCAGCAGCACCAGCGGTGGCCGTGGAGGTTCGAGCACCCGATCCCGGAGTACGCCCACCCGACGACCAGCCGCGAGCGCGAGCAAGAAGCGTCGTGCGACGCGCAAGCCTGCCCGCGGCGCGGCACGTCCGGCTCCCCGGGCGGTGCGCAGCGGCACCGGACCGGTCGCCCGTTTCTTCCAGGCGCTGGCGCGGGGGCTGGTCGCCGTCTGGCTCGGCATCGCCCACGGCGTCGGCGCGGTCGCGCGCGGCATCGGCCACGGTGCGCGCGACATCGACCCCGAGCACCGTCGCGACGGGGTCGGCCTGCTGCTCCTCGGGGCGTCCCTCGTGGTCGCCGCCGCGGTGTGGTTCCAGGTGCCGGGCGGGGTCATGGACCTGGCCCGCACGGCGGTCTCCGGCACGGTCGGCAAGGTCGGCTGGTTCGTCCCGATGGCGGTGGCGTACGCCGGGGTCCGCACCATGCGCGACCCGGTGCGCAACGGCCCGGCCGGCCGCCAAGTGGTCGGCTGGACCGCGCTCGGCTTCGGCGTGCTCGGCATCGTGCACATCGCCAACGGCAACCCCCAGCCGGTCGCCGGCGACGCCAGCGACCTCCAGGGCGCCGGGGGAGCGGTCGGCTTCGTCGTCTCCTCCCTGCTGCTCGACCTGCTCCGGACGCCGTACGTCGTCGTCCCGCTGCTCCTGCTGCTGGCCGCCTTCGGGGTGCTCGTCATCACCGCGACGCCGGTCTACCTGGTCCCTGAGCGGCTCGCGGACCTGCGCGACCGGCTGCTGGGCCGCGAGGCCGGCGACCACGAGCACACCACGCGCCGCGGGCGCCACGACATCGAGGACGAGATCGACCCCGAGATGGGCGACCCGGCCTACGACACCCCGGTGCTCGAGGACCGCGAGGTCAAGAAGCGGCGGGGCCGCAAGGCCGCGCCGGTCGAGGCCGACCTCGACGAGACCGGCATGGACGTCTTCGACCCCTACGCCGACGAGGCCCCGTCGTTCCCGGGGGTCGACGACCCGGACGCCACCGTGCTCACCGAGGTCGTGACCGACGTCGACGCGCCCGGCGCGGCCGCGAAGGGCGACATCGAGCCGCCGCCCCACACGCCCCTGCCCGCACGGGCCGAGCAGCTCGCGATCTCCGGCGACGTCGTCTACGCCCTGCCCGGCAACGAGGTGCTCAAGCCGGGCTCGGTGCACAAGCCGCGCTCCAAGGCCAGCGACGCCGTCGTGGCCCGGCTCACCCAGGTGATGGAGGAGTTCGCGATCGACGCCCAGGTCACGGGCTACACCCGCGGCCCGACCGTCACCCGCTACGAGGTCGAGCTCGGCCCCGCGGTGAAGGTCGAGAAGGTCACCGCGCTCTCGAAGAACATCGCCTACGCCGTCGCCTCCGCCGACGTGCGGATCCTCAGCCCGATCCCCGGCAAGTCCGCGATCGGCATCGAGATCCCCAACGTCGACAAGGAGATCGTCTCCCTCGGCGACGTGCTCCGCTCCGGCGCCGCCCGCGGCGACCACCACCCGATGGTGGCCGGGCTCGGCAAGGACGTCGAGGGCGGCTTCGTGGTCGCGAACCTCGCGAAGATGCCGCACCTGCTGGTCGCCGGTGCGACCGGCTCGGGAAAGTCCTCCTTCATCAACTCGATGATCACCTCGATCCTCATGCGGTCCACCCCGGACGAGGTGCGGATGATCATGGTCGACCCCAAGCGGGTCGAGCTGAACGCCTACGAGGGCGTCCCGCACCTGATCACCCCGATCATCACCAACCCCAAGAAGGCCGCCGAGGCGCTGGCCTGGGTCGTGCGCGAGATGGACATGCGCTACGACGACCTGGCCAACTTCGGGTTCCGCCACATCGACGACTTCAACAAGGCCGTCCGGGCGGGCAAGGTCGAGGTGCCGCCGGGCAGCGAGCGCGAGCTGACGCCGTACCCCTACCTGCTGGTCATCGTCGACGAGCTCGCCGACCTGATGATGGTCGCCCCGCGCGACGTCGAGGACGCGGTCGTCCGGATCACCCAGCTCGCGCGGGCCGCCGGCATCCACCTGGTGCTCGCCACGCAGCGTCCCTCGGTCGACGTGGTCACCGGCCTGATCAAGGCCAACGTGCCCTCGCGGCTGGCGTTCGCGACCTCCTCGCTGGCCGACAGCCGGGTCATCCTCGACCAGCCGGGCGCGGAGAAGCTGGTCGGCCAGGGTGACGGCCTGTTCCTGCCGATGGGTGCCTCCAAGCCCGTGCGCGTGCAGGGCAGCTGGGTCACCGAGGCCGAGATCGCGCTGGTGGTCAAGCACTGCAAGGCGCAGCTGGAGCCGGCGTACCGCGAGGACGTCACCGCGCCGGCCGCGGCCAAGCGCGAGCTCGACGACGACATCGGCGACGACATGGACCTGGTCATCCAGGCCATCGAGCTGGTCGTCTCCACGCAGTTCGGGTCCACCTCGATGCTGCAGCGCAAGCTCCGGGTCGGGTTCGCCAAGGCGGGCCGGCTCATGGACATCCTCGAGAGCCGTGGGGTGGTGGGTCCGAGCGAGGGCTCCAAGGCCCGTGACGTGCTCGTGAAGCCCGACGAGATCGACGGCGTCATCGCGACCCTGCAGGGGGAGATGTGA
- a CDS encoding helix-turn-helix domain-containing protein encodes MNGTALLDHDHDHDHGGPGFAPDDHHGLPDDGSATAPEEGLVVRRNAALSAVVGGLASAVAIGYLARASGSGAWLDWVLFLAMGGLAAVHLLALVDSRSPLLVADGHGVRIREGRAWHGMTWDSLLSIEHLPRRGLLRDGRLDVVTAGPGGEEQVLSVPLSMSTRVTSEDPDLTSALLTLTDGRTEVVELDPTMSLDEEPAEDELVEDELVDEVAGEVAGEVIDETDEVVHEDLDGPADDATPEGRGDEPTGPRLPDPRPALARGIGAIAARLSRRGAAPETPAATAEVPAAYVGDLAASPTPHPLRMPVTAVRAETLSEGLASDAVHGANALDLGDGVRPLSRSLPEARELRRPGSVDLVEDTETWGARPEAPKKPVVIDGFAIEAPVQPAADPVIGPQLAAARERINLSVDQLADRTRIRPHVIESIEVDDFAPCGGDFYARGHLRTLARVLGVDVAPLLAAYDERYADAPIDPRRVFEAELATGANGSIRGTRGGPNWSVLVAAVMALVLAWSVARLVMDSPVDLNGDALVLNGSRGIDNGSTEVGKPVAVLLTASGGGTNVVVRDGSNEIVFSGDLAFGESKELRVSPPVRIQSSDGSLEVGVAGGEPEAVGETGQPATGTFIAPAE; translated from the coding sequence GTGAACGGAACGGCACTGCTGGACCACGACCACGACCACGACCACGGCGGCCCGGGCTTCGCGCCCGACGACCACCACGGTCTCCCCGACGACGGATCGGCGACGGCGCCCGAGGAGGGTCTGGTCGTACGCCGCAACGCCGCGCTGTCCGCGGTGGTCGGCGGCCTGGCCTCGGCCGTCGCGATCGGCTACCTGGCGCGTGCGTCGGGGTCGGGGGCCTGGCTGGACTGGGTCCTCTTCCTCGCCATGGGCGGGCTCGCGGCCGTCCACCTGCTCGCGCTGGTCGACTCCCGCAGCCCGCTGCTGGTGGCCGACGGCCACGGCGTGCGGATCCGCGAGGGCCGGGCGTGGCACGGGATGACCTGGGACTCGCTGCTCTCCATCGAGCACCTCCCGCGCCGCGGGCTGCTGCGCGACGGGCGGCTCGACGTGGTCACCGCCGGCCCGGGCGGTGAGGAGCAGGTGCTCTCGGTGCCGCTGTCGATGTCGACGCGCGTCACCAGCGAGGACCCCGACCTCACCTCGGCGCTGCTCACCCTCACCGACGGCCGCACCGAGGTCGTCGAGCTCGACCCGACGATGTCGCTGGACGAGGAGCCGGCCGAGGATGAGCTGGTCGAGGACGAGCTGGTCGACGAGGTGGCCGGCGAGGTGGCCGGCGAGGTCATCGACGAGACCGACGAGGTCGTCCACGAGGACCTCGACGGGCCCGCGGACGACGCAACGCCCGAGGGCCGGGGCGACGAGCCGACCGGCCCCCGCCTGCCCGACCCGCGGCCGGCGCTGGCCCGCGGGATCGGCGCGATCGCGGCGCGGCTGAGCCGCCGTGGCGCGGCCCCGGAGACGCCGGCCGCGACGGCGGAGGTGCCGGCGGCGTACGTCGGGGACCTCGCGGCGAGCCCGACCCCCCACCCGCTGCGGATGCCGGTGACGGCGGTGCGCGCGGAGACGCTGAGCGAGGGGCTCGCGTCCGATGCGGTCCACGGCGCCAACGCGCTCGACCTCGGCGACGGCGTGCGCCCCCTCTCGCGCAGCCTGCCCGAGGCCCGCGAGCTGCGCCGGCCGGGCAGCGTGGACCTGGTCGAGGACACCGAGACCTGGGGCGCGCGGCCCGAGGCGCCGAAGAAGCCGGTGGTCATCGACGGGTTCGCGATCGAGGCGCCGGTGCAGCCGGCCGCCGACCCGGTCATCGGCCCGCAGCTGGCCGCGGCCCGCGAGCGGATCAACCTCAGCGTCGACCAGCTGGCCGACCGCACCCGGATCCGCCCGCACGTGATCGAGTCCATCGAGGTCGACGACTTCGCGCCGTGCGGCGGCGACTTCTACGCCCGCGGCCACCTGCGCACCCTCGCCCGCGTGCTGGGCGTCGACGTGGCGCCGCTGCTGGCGGCCTACGACGAGCGGTACGCCGACGCCCCGATCGACCCGCGCCGGGTCTTCGAGGCCGAGCTCGCGACCGGCGCCAACGGCTCCATCCGCGGCACCCGCGGCGGGCCGAACTGGTCGGTGCTCGTCGCCGCGGTGATGGCGCTCGTGCTCGCCTGGTCGGTGGCCCGGCTGGTCATGGACAGCCCGGTCGACCTCAACGGCGATGCGCTCGTGCTCAACGGTTCGCGCGGCATCGACAACGGCAGCACCGAGGTCGGCAAGCCGGTCGCGGTCCTGCTGACCGCCTCCGGCGGCGGCACCAACGTGGTGGTCCGTGACGGCTCGAACGAGATCGTCTTCTCCGGCGACCTGGCCTTCGGGGAGTCCAAGGAGCTGCGGGTCTCCCCGCCGGTGCGGATCCAGTCCTCCGACGGCTCGCTGGAGGTCGGGGTCGCCGGCGGCGAGCCCGAGGCGGTCGGCGAGACCGGCCAGCCGGCCACCGGCACGTTCATCGCCCCGGCGGAGTAG